In Spirochaeta lutea, a single genomic region encodes these proteins:
- a CDS encoding ribonucleoside-diphosphate reductase subunit alpha — protein sequence MVDTKTHSQEVQEHLSTYIAILTREDRTRGSRCPGEDIDLPGLAARIVSLLGVSEGTGKKPTADPEGPTASGYPAPPGAAQTTLDASQSSEGSPNPQGTAEQTHSRPVFGDSRAPRSSEGSQAAPKQPLPHSAFGDSRYSEDPEGTHDPSALAFLTAAAQAAGEAIEEDPAYDELGALFLRCRYYREMMGCDPGDPGYRQAYGDQFVRTLDRGIREGVLDERLAGMDIRGLAEELDPEWDGLIRYMGVSTLMERYSLRFDGGPEETIQGFWMRVAMGLALEEDRPELRAREFYQVMSRLLFIPSTPTLFHAGLTHAQLSSCYLTTLEDDLPSIFKGLGDNALLAKWSGGIGNDWTNIRGTGALIKSTRVSSQGVIPFLKIANDVTLAINRSGRRRGATCAYLETWHYDIEDFLDLRRNTGDDRRRTHDMNTANWVPDLFMQRVLDGDTWTLFSPEEVPDLHELYGQAFKERYEYYETLAEQGKIRLVRRVDAKKLWRKMLTRLFETGHPWITFKDPCNIRSPQDHIGVVHNSNLCTEITLNTSREETAVCNLGSVNLVRHLRHPDKNQHPDRPDWSNPGRHPATNTAPHSAPAATIHTNTAPHPAPAATIHTNTAPAQHPDRRGKDTPESQPSRAAEPVLGSSADPLPLDTRLLESTITTAMRILDNVIDLNYYPTPEARTANLRHRPVGLGIMGFQDLLFSLGLAFEDPKALDLSDRSMELVSYHAILASSRLARERGAYQSFAGSKWDRNLLPQDTLSLLETHRGAPLALSTSRDGYLDWEPVRHHIRRWGMRNSNCLAIAPTATISTIAGTYPCIEPAYKNLYVKSNMSGEFTVVNRYLAEDLKARGLWTEKLRRDLKYRDGSVQQIPQVPDDLRQRYKEVFEIDPLVLVEHTARRGKWIDQSQSHTVFLRGSSGMALEQVYLQAWRMGLKTTYYLRTLAASQIEKSTLDAKEYGYTQTRSSLDPAGLPKTDSHRGDTPATPYAAGPANQNSVSEESPDSPSTPDSLRTRTIFGSRAPQSCTIDNEECEVCQ from the coding sequence ATGGTAGATACAAAAACCCATAGCCAGGAGGTGCAGGAGCACCTCAGCACGTATATAGCAATCCTAACCCGGGAGGATCGGACCCGGGGTTCCCGCTGCCCCGGGGAGGATATCGACCTGCCGGGGCTGGCCGCCCGGATCGTCAGCCTCTTGGGGGTTTCAGAGGGCACCGGGAAGAAGCCCACAGCCGATCCGGAAGGACCGACGGCTTCCGGATACCCGGCACCCCCCGGAGCGGCCCAGACAACCCTGGATGCCTCCCAATCCTCCGAAGGCTCCCCGAACCCTCAGGGCACGGCGGAACAGACCCATTCCCGCCCGGTCTTCGGAGATTCCCGAGCACCCCGATCCTCCGAAGGCTCCCAGGCTGCCCCAAAACAGCCCCTTCCCCACTCGGCTTTCGGAGATTCCCGATACTCCGAGGACCCCGAAGGCACCCATGATCCCTCGGCTCTGGCATTTCTTACCGCCGCCGCCCAGGCCGCGGGGGAGGCTATTGAGGAGGATCCGGCGTACGATGAGCTGGGGGCCCTGTTCCTACGATGCCGGTACTACCGGGAGATGATGGGCTGTGACCCCGGGGATCCAGGGTACCGCCAGGCGTACGGGGATCAGTTCGTACGCACCCTGGACCGGGGTATCCGGGAGGGGGTTTTGGATGAGCGGCTGGCGGGGATGGATATCCGGGGACTGGCCGAAGAACTTGACCCCGAGTGGGACGGGTTGATCCGTTACATGGGGGTTTCTACCCTTATGGAGCGGTACAGCCTCCGTTTTGATGGCGGTCCTGAGGAGACCATCCAGGGATTTTGGATGCGGGTTGCCATGGGACTGGCCCTGGAGGAGGATCGGCCCGAGCTCCGCGCCCGGGAGTTCTACCAGGTCATGAGCCGGCTGTTATTCATCCCCTCCACCCCAACCCTCTTCCATGCAGGACTCACCCATGCCCAGCTTTCCAGCTGTTACCTGACCACCCTGGAGGATGATCTGCCTTCCATTTTCAAGGGCCTGGGGGACAACGCCCTGCTTGCCAAGTGGTCCGGGGGCATCGGAAACGACTGGACCAATATCCGCGGGACCGGTGCCTTGATCAAGAGCACCCGGGTTTCCAGCCAGGGGGTAATCCCCTTCTTGAAGATTGCCAATGATGTAACCCTGGCCATCAACCGCTCGGGACGCCGCCGGGGAGCCACCTGTGCCTATCTGGAGACCTGGCACTACGATATCGAGGATTTTCTCGACCTGCGGCGGAACACCGGTGACGACCGCCGGCGGACCCACGATATGAACACCGCAAACTGGGTGCCGGATCTGTTCATGCAGCGGGTACTGGACGGAGATACCTGGACCCTCTTCTCCCCCGAGGAGGTACCGGATCTCCATGAGCTCTATGGACAAGCCTTCAAAGAACGGTATGAATACTACGAGACCCTGGCCGAACAGGGGAAAATACGCCTGGTCCGTCGGGTAGATGCCAAAAAACTCTGGCGCAAAATGCTGACCCGGCTCTTTGAGACCGGCCATCCCTGGATTACCTTCAAGGACCCCTGCAACATCCGCAGTCCCCAGGACCATATCGGTGTAGTCCATAACTCGAACCTCTGCACGGAAATTACCCTGAATACCTCCCGGGAGGAAACCGCGGTATGCAACCTGGGCAGCGTTAACCTTGTCCGCCACCTGCGGCATCCCGACAAAAACCAACACCCGGACCGCCCGGATTGGAGCAACCCGGGCCGGCACCCAGCCACCAACACCGCCCCTCACTCGGCCCCCGCCGCCACAATACACACCAACACCGCCCCTCACCCGGCCCCCGCCGCCACAATTCACACCAACACCGCCCCGGCCCAACACCCGGACCGCCGAGGGAAAGACACTCCTGAAAGCCAGCCTTCCCGGGCAGCGGAACCGGTCTTGGGGTCATCCGCCGATCCCCTCCCCCTGGACACCCGGCTCCTGGAATCCACCATTACAACCGCCATGCGTATCCTGGACAACGTCATCGATCTGAACTACTACCCTACCCCTGAAGCCAGGACCGCGAATCTGCGCCACCGCCCCGTCGGCCTGGGCATCATGGGATTCCAGGATCTGCTCTTCTCCCTGGGACTGGCATTTGAGGATCCCAAAGCCTTGGACCTTTCGGACCGCAGCATGGAACTGGTCAGCTACCATGCCATCCTCGCAAGCTCCCGCCTTGCCCGGGAACGGGGAGCCTACCAGAGCTTCGCCGGTAGTAAATGGGACAGAAACCTCCTGCCCCAGGACACCCTTTCCCTCCTGGAAACCCATCGAGGAGCCCCCCTGGCACTGTCCACGTCCCGGGATGGGTATCTCGACTGGGAGCCCGTCCGGCACCATATCCGCCGATGGGGCATGCGCAATTCCAACTGCCTGGCCATCGCCCCCACCGCAACCATCTCCACCATCGCCGGAACCTATCCCTGCATTGAGCCGGCGTACAAAAACCTCTACGTCAAAAGCAATATGTCCGGGGAGTTCACCGTGGTGAACCGCTACCTGGCGGAGGACCTTAAGGCCCGGGGGCTGTGGACGGAGAAACTCCGCCGTGACCTGAAATACCGGGACGGCTCGGTACAGCAGATTCCCCAGGTGCCCGACGATCTACGGCAGCGCTACAAGGAGGTCTTCGAAATTGATCCCCTGGTTTTAGTGGAACACACCGCCCGAAGGGGTAAATGGATCGACCAGAGTCAGAGCCACACGGTGTTCCTCCGGGGCAGCTCGGGCATGGCTTTGGAGCAGGTGTATCTCCAGGCCTGGCGGATGGGCCTGAAAACCACCTACTACCTGCGCACCCTGGCAGCCAGCCAGATAGAGAAATCCACCTTGGATGCCAAGGAATACGGATACACCCAGACCCGCAGCTCCCTCGATCCGGCTGGACTACCCAAGACCGATTCTCATCGGGGAGATACACCGGCGACCCCCTACGCGGCTGGCCCAGCGAACCAGAATTCCGTCTCGGAAGAAAGCCCGGACAGCCCATCAACCCCGGACAGCCTGAGAACCCGGACTATTTTTGGCTCCCGGGCACCCCAGAGCTGCACCATCGACAATGAGGAGTGTGAAGTATGTCAGTAA
- a CDS encoding TetR/AcrR family transcriptional regulator produces MTSEKDIQSTRAQTSPVTQIAAAAEQLFAEQGYRKTTMAAIASRLGIGRTTVYDYFRSKEDILIYLIEQKIPHQPRPQLQGSLEERLQTLAADSLSRLQDNIHLYRVLFTEHPVLGTKPGDHLVHWQQIILSQVRMTIQDAIREHSFTPRCSLDQIVFAYTALVSQKMNGLILSDSSRYSQPIEQEARMIVDLLIRGTGVIV; encoded by the coding sequence ATGACGTCGGAAAAAGACATACAATCAACCCGGGCTCAAACCTCGCCGGTTACCCAAATCGCAGCCGCGGCGGAGCAGCTTTTCGCCGAACAGGGCTACCGCAAAACAACCATGGCTGCCATAGCCTCCCGGCTAGGCATTGGAAGGACCACTGTATACGATTATTTCCGGTCCAAAGAGGATATTCTGATCTACCTCATCGAACAGAAGATACCCCATCAGCCCCGGCCACAGTTGCAGGGCTCCCTGGAAGAACGGCTGCAAACCCTGGCAGCCGATAGCCTTTCAAGACTCCAGGACAATATCCACCTGTATCGGGTTCTCTTTACCGAACATCCGGTCTTGGGAACCAAGCCGGGAGATCACCTGGTACATTGGCAGCAGATCATCCTCAGCCAGGTACGCATGACCATCCAAGATGCGATCCGGGAGCATTCCTTCACTCCCCGATGTTCCCTCGACCAGATAGTGTTTGCCTACACGGCCCTGGTAAGCCAGAAAATGAACGGACTCATTTTGAGTGATTCTTCTCGGTACAGCCAACCCATTGAACAAGAGGCCCGAATGATAGTCGATTTGTTAATTCGGGGAACAGGAGTGATTGTATGA
- a CDS encoding alpha/beta fold hydrolase: MSIIRVNGLGFDVHVSGEKDNPGLVCIHGAGANLDQFEEQHAYFSDAFYVVSLSLRGHGNSEHPPGPIQETYAIRVLAQDVIQILETLNIRKTHLLGNSAGGVVGYEIVNQRPDLVRSLITFGTTGKMAVPGFLRQVTLRVDTRNVTHEPETRLKKLAAYTSKNPEVVSQVYRMFMAARAGIPGLRYALGSYNYLPLIRSMEVPYYILKGTQDRDINLFLGSTLGALKDQATRTNLDSRIITIPQAGHMTNLDNPREFNKRLLELVKPN, encoded by the coding sequence ATGAGTATTATCCGTGTTAACGGTCTCGGATTTGATGTCCACGTTTCCGGCGAAAAAGACAATCCCGGTCTTGTCTGTATCCACGGAGCCGGAGCCAATCTTGATCAGTTCGAAGAACAACATGCCTATTTCTCGGATGCCTTTTATGTGGTCTCCCTGTCTCTTCGGGGTCACGGCAACTCGGAACACCCCCCGGGCCCCATCCAAGAAACCTACGCGATCCGGGTGTTGGCCCAGGATGTCATTCAAATCCTCGAAACCCTGAATATACGGAAAACCCATCTGCTGGGGAACTCAGCGGGAGGGGTGGTAGGGTACGAGATAGTCAACCAGAGACCGGATCTGGTGCGGAGCCTGATAACCTTTGGAACCACCGGAAAGATGGCAGTCCCCGGGTTCCTCAGGCAGGTAACCCTCAGGGTTGATACCCGGAATGTAACCCATGAGCCGGAAACCCGACTCAAAAAACTGGCAGCCTACACCTCCAAGAATCCCGAGGTTGTATCGCAGGTATACAGGATGTTTATGGCCGCACGGGCCGGCATCCCAGGTCTCCGCTATGCCCTGGGGTCGTACAACTACCTGCCCCTCATCCGGTCCATGGAGGTGCCCTATTACATCCTAAAGGGTACCCAGGATCGTGATATAAACCTATTCCTGGGCTCGACCCTGGGGGCCCTGAAGGACCAGGCAACCCGTACAAACCTGGACTCCAGGATCATTACCATTCCCCAAGCTGGCCATATGACCAATCTGGATAACCCCCGGGAATTCAACAAACGCCTCCTGGAGTTGGTAAAACCCAACTAG
- a CDS encoding anaerobic ribonucleoside-triphosphate reductase activating protein: MSGLDFLGLLPLSLSDFPGRTAATIFTAGCPLACPYCHNPELTKALHPGSFLPRGRVMDFLASRAGLLEGVAITGGEPSLHAGLAGLCSDIAALGYPIKLDTAGILPQSLRRLLNHPGLAYVALDLKTAPALYSRVGGTPASGARVLESLKLLRAWKQANPRVVYEIRTVCAPGVVDEGVLTALRDLLLPEEPWTLTRFKPGGCLDPGIETLPRVEEELIRRFEAERES; the protein is encoded by the coding sequence ATGTCGGGACTTGATTTCCTGGGGCTCCTACCCCTCAGCCTCTCAGACTTCCCCGGCAGAACCGCGGCTACCATCTTTACCGCTGGCTGTCCCCTGGCCTGCCCCTACTGCCATAACCCGGAATTAACCAAGGCCCTGCACCCCGGAAGCTTCTTGCCCCGGGGCAGGGTCATGGACTTCCTGGCATCCCGGGCGGGATTACTGGAGGGAGTGGCTATAACCGGGGGTGAGCCGAGTCTGCATGCCGGGCTTGCAGGACTATGTTCCGATATTGCCGCCCTGGGATACCCCATAAAGCTGGACACCGCCGGAATCCTCCCCCAGTCCCTCCGGCGTCTGCTGAACCACCCCGGGCTGGCCTACGTCGCTCTGGATTTGAAAACCGCGCCGGCTCTCTACAGCCGGGTGGGCGGTACCCCTGCCTCGGGTGCCCGGGTGCTGGAGAGCCTGAAGCTCTTGCGGGCCTGGAAACAGGCGAATCCCCGGGTGGTCTACGAAATCCGCACCGTCTGTGCCCCGGGTGTGGTGGACGAGGGGGTCTTAACAGCCCTCCGGGATCTGCTCCTCCCCGAGGAACCCTGGACCCTTACCCGGTTTAAGCCCGGGGGCTGCCTGGATCCCGGCATCGAGACCCTGCCCCGGGTGGAGGAGGAGCTTATCAGGCGCTTCGAGGCGGAACGGGAATCCTGA
- a CDS encoding ribonucleotide-diphosphate reductase subunit beta encodes MSVINNEKTDPNKILPMTYPWARQHYKAGVANNWVPEEIPMQDDIEMWKSGTLSEDERRLILWNLGFFSTAESLTANNIVLSIYSHITNPECRQYLLRQAYEEAVHTDTFIYCCDSLGLDPDEIYGMYDRIPSIREKDQFVISLTRGVLDPSFSTRDPGGLETFLHDLIGYYVIMEGIFFYAGFAMMLALKGQRKMVGIGEQFEYIMRDESLHLAFGMDLISTIIAEHPGLWTPTFQETITSLIRRAVELEQIYARDACPRGLPGFSASQFCTYVEHIADRRLERLGLPAVYGAANPFPWMSKSTDLAKEKNFFETRVTEYQTASNLEWD; translated from the coding sequence ATGTCAGTAATCAACAATGAAAAAACCGACCCCAACAAGATCCTGCCCATGACCTACCCCTGGGCCCGGCAGCACTACAAGGCGGGGGTGGCCAACAACTGGGTTCCCGAGGAGATCCCCATGCAGGACGACATCGAGATGTGGAAATCCGGAACCCTCAGTGAAGACGAGCGCCGGCTGATCCTTTGGAATTTGGGATTTTTCAGCACCGCGGAGAGCCTGACGGCGAATAACATCGTCCTGAGCATCTACAGCCACATTACCAACCCGGAATGCCGGCAGTACCTCCTGCGCCAAGCCTACGAGGAGGCAGTCCACACCGACACCTTCATCTACTGCTGCGATTCCCTGGGCCTGGACCCCGATGAGATCTACGGCATGTACGACCGAATCCCCTCCATCAGGGAAAAGGACCAGTTCGTCATCTCCCTTACTCGGGGGGTGTTGGACCCGTCATTCTCCACCCGGGATCCCGGGGGCCTGGAGACCTTCCTCCATGATCTCATCGGCTACTACGTGATTATGGAAGGCATCTTCTTTTACGCAGGCTTCGCCATGATGCTGGCCCTCAAGGGACAGCGGAAGATGGTAGGAATCGGGGAGCAGTTCGAGTACATCATGCGGGACGAAAGCCTGCATCTGGCCTTCGGCATGGACCTGATTTCCACCATCATCGCCGAACACCCCGGCCTCTGGACTCCCACCTTCCAAGAAACCATCACATCCCTCATCCGAAGGGCGGTGGAGCTGGAGCAGATCTATGCCCGGGACGCCTGTCCCCGGGGCCTGCCGGGATTTTCAGCCTCCCAGTTCTGCACCTACGTCGAGCACATCGCCGACCGGCGCCTTGAACGCCTGGGACTCCCCGCCGTCTACGGAGCAGCGAACCCCTTCCCCTGGATGAGTAAGTCCACCGACCTGGCCAAGGAGAAAAATTTCTTCGAGACCAGGGTCACGGAGTACCAGACCGCCAGCAATCTGGAGTGGGACTAG
- a CDS encoding ribonucleoside triphosphate reductase produces MTTHAESTENSQPPKAEHLPVLQVLGRDGTAQAFDPRRIQAAVQKSFHAAADTLGTIPGQPAEEGTGISEPGNRPNPNKPDGPGVSPEQIAQEVTGLALAKGRPSITIEEIQDLVESRLVYHRLYDQAKAYMLYRSRHQELRELTSAALDIEQTMDGYLGRSDWRVKENANVNYSLGGLILHNSGAITANYWLKKIYSPRVAQAHQNAALHIHDLSMFSGYCAGWSLRQLITEGLGGVQDKISSAPARHLHTLVQQMVNFLGVMQNEWAGAQAFSSFDTYLAPFIRLENLDYRAVKQAVQSFVYGVNTPSRWGSQAPFTNITLDWTVPSDLAPQKAIVAGTEQDLTYGECQREMDMINQAFLEIMIQGDADGRGFQYPIPTYNITRDFIWDSPNDELLFTMTAKYGTPYFQNFINSDLNPGDVRSMCCRLQLDKRELRKRGGGLFGSDEFTGSIGVVTINLPQIAYLSASWEEFETRLETLMDIAKESLETKRRVISRLLDQGLFPYTKRYLRHLDNHFSTIGIVGMNEALENLDNTSLLDPRGRRRAMDILQGMRTRLSQYQEETGHLYNLEASPAEGTSYRLALHDSNNYPGIKTAGTPQAPYYTNSTHLPVNTTPDPFEALELQDDLQTLYTGGTVFHTFLGEAIPTWQSCRSLVRTIAYNFRLPYYTISPTYSVCQDHGYFSGEVAQCPVCSQTTEIYSRIVGYYRSLRNWNRGKTQEFGERLTYEAHPSSGVIPTAQATPTPGDHPALPGQSEPGPGKTGAPPSGPRLLLFTSPGCPRCPAATALLEDAGRPYTPVDAASPEGNREASDRGITAVPTLIALDPRSSREIWRTSDPGEMRSRLREREKPFHVGT; encoded by the coding sequence ATGACAACCCATGCAGAATCAACGGAAAACAGCCAACCTCCGAAGGCAGAACACCTGCCGGTCCTCCAGGTTCTGGGCCGGGACGGAACCGCCCAGGCCTTTGATCCCCGGCGCATTCAGGCTGCCGTCCAGAAATCCTTCCATGCCGCAGCAGACACCCTGGGCACCATCCCCGGCCAGCCCGCAGAAGAAGGAACCGGTATCTCCGAACCCGGGAACCGCCCCAACCCGAATAAACCCGACGGCCCCGGGGTCTCCCCGGAACAAATCGCCCAGGAGGTCACGGGTCTCGCCCTGGCCAAGGGAAGGCCGTCCATCACCATTGAGGAGATCCAGGACCTGGTGGAATCCCGGCTGGTCTACCATCGGCTCTACGACCAGGCGAAGGCCTACATGCTGTACCGCTCCCGCCACCAGGAACTCCGGGAGCTCACCAGCGCCGCCCTGGACATAGAACAGACCATGGACGGCTACCTGGGGCGATCGGACTGGCGGGTCAAAGAAAACGCCAATGTAAACTACAGCCTGGGGGGCCTGATCCTCCATAACTCCGGAGCCATTACCGCCAACTACTGGCTCAAGAAAATCTACAGCCCCCGGGTAGCCCAGGCCCATCAGAACGCCGCCCTGCACATCCACGACCTTTCCATGTTCTCGGGTTACTGCGCCGGCTGGTCTCTGCGCCAGCTCATCACCGAGGGTCTGGGAGGGGTCCAGGATAAGATCAGCTCCGCCCCTGCCCGGCATCTCCACACCCTGGTGCAACAGATGGTCAACTTCCTAGGGGTCATGCAAAACGAATGGGCAGGCGCCCAGGCCTTCTCCAGCTTCGACACCTACCTGGCACCCTTCATCCGTCTAGAAAACCTGGACTACCGGGCGGTAAAACAGGCCGTCCAAAGCTTTGTGTACGGGGTAAATACCCCCAGCCGCTGGGGCAGCCAGGCACCCTTTACCAATATTACCCTGGACTGGACGGTGCCCTCGGATCTGGCCCCCCAGAAAGCGATTGTCGCCGGAACCGAACAGGACCTGACCTACGGGGAATGCCAGAGGGAAATGGATATGATCAACCAGGCCTTTCTGGAGATTATGATCCAGGGAGATGCCGATGGCAGGGGATTCCAATACCCCATTCCCACCTACAACATCACCCGGGATTTCATCTGGGACAGTCCCAACGACGAGCTTCTCTTTACCATGACCGCAAAATACGGAACCCCCTACTTCCAGAACTTCATCAATTCCGACCTCAATCCCGGGGACGTGCGATCCATGTGCTGCCGGCTCCAGCTGGATAAGCGGGAACTGCGTAAACGTGGGGGCGGGCTCTTCGGAAGCGATGAGTTCACCGGTTCGATCGGAGTGGTGACCATCAACCTTCCCCAAATCGCCTACCTCTCCGCCTCCTGGGAGGAGTTTGAAACCCGCCTGGAGACCCTCATGGACATTGCAAAAGAAAGTCTGGAAACAAAACGCCGGGTCATCTCCCGGCTTCTGGATCAGGGACTCTTCCCCTACACCAAACGCTACCTCCGCCACTTGGACAACCACTTCTCCACCATCGGCATTGTGGGGATGAACGAGGCCCTGGAAAACCTGGACAACACCTCCCTCCTGGACCCCCGGGGACGCCGGCGCGCCATGGACATCCTCCAGGGCATGCGAACCCGGCTTTCCCAGTACCAGGAGGAAACCGGCCACCTGTACAATCTTGAAGCCAGCCCCGCCGAGGGCACCAGCTACCGCCTGGCCCTGCACGACAGCAACAACTATCCGGGTATAAAAACCGCCGGCACCCCCCAGGCCCCCTACTACACCAACTCCACCCACCTTCCGGTCAATACCACCCCCGACCCCTTCGAGGCCCTAGAGCTCCAGGACGACCTGCAAACCCTCTACACCGGCGGAACGGTCTTCCACACCTTTTTAGGAGAGGCCATCCCCACCTGGCAGTCCTGCCGGAGCCTGGTACGAACCATCGCCTATAACTTCCGTCTACCCTACTACACCATCTCGCCCACCTACTCGGTCTGCCAGGATCACGGCTACTTCTCCGGGGAGGTAGCCCAATGCCCGGTCTGCAGCCAAACCACGGAGATCTACAGCCGTATCGTGGGATACTACCGGTCACTGCGCAACTGGAACCGGGGCAAAACCCAGGAATTCGGCGAACGGCTCACCTATGAGGCCCATCCTTCTTCCGGGGTGATTCCAACCGCCCAGGCCACACCAACCCCCGGAGACCACCCCGCCCTTCCCGGCCAATCCGAACCAGGCCCGGGGAAAACCGGAGCCCCGCCCTCCGGCCCCAGGCTGCTGCTCTTCACCAGTCCCGGATGCCCGCGCTGCCCGGCAGCCACGGCCCTCCTGGAGGATGCAGGCCGTCCCTACACCCCCGTAGATGCTGCCAGCCCTGAGGGAAACCGGGAAGCCTCAGACCGGGGAATAACCGCTGTTCCCACCCTCATCGCCCTGGACCCCAGGAGCAGCCGGGAGATCTGGCGGACCAGCGATCCTGGGGAGATGCGCAGTCGTCTCCGGGAGAGGGAGAAACCCTTCCATGTCGGGACTTGA
- a CDS encoding Crp/Fnr family transcriptional regulator: MSPQELIRILGLVPAFNELSIQELTSLVTKNFFPISRYEKQKRVALRSDPYEELAVILSGTLRAELNDIEGHSFIVETLAAPQVLASAVFFSSRSRFPVDLVAQTDVRIMRITRAQVFQLLQEYPPLLHGLLRDMGDRLQFLAQRLRMSQFGSIRQQLSLYILDLLSDQGDSNAPVSETASPTRTPRSGSITVTIPVTRQALADTFGVARQSLSRVLSEMEHQGLLTCRHRTLEILNLPALRGIARGVG; the protein is encoded by the coding sequence ATGAGTCCCCAGGAGCTGATCCGAATACTCGGTCTTGTGCCTGCCTTCAACGAGCTGTCGATCCAGGAACTAACAAGCCTGGTTACGAAGAACTTTTTTCCCATATCCCGGTATGAAAAACAGAAACGAGTTGCCCTGCGCAGCGATCCCTACGAGGAGTTGGCGGTCATCCTCTCGGGCACCCTCCGGGCGGAACTCAACGATATCGAGGGGCATAGCTTCATCGTAGAAACCCTGGCCGCCCCCCAGGTACTCGCTTCAGCGGTGTTCTTTTCCAGCCGCAGCCGCTTTCCCGTGGACCTGGTGGCCCAAACGGATGTGCGGATCATGCGGATTACCCGGGCCCAGGTCTTCCAGCTGCTCCAGGAATATCCCCCCCTGCTCCACGGCCTGCTTCGCGACATGGGCGACCGCCTGCAATTTTTAGCCCAGCGCCTGCGTATGAGCCAGTTCGGCTCCATCCGCCAACAGCTCTCCCTGTACATTCTCGATCTTCTCTCCGATCAGGGTGATTCCAATGCCCCAGTCTCTGAAACAGCCTCTCCAACCCGAACCCCCCGCTCGGGCTCCATCACGGTGACCATTCCGGTCACCCGCCAAGCCCTGGCGGACACCTTCGGAGTAGCCCGGCAGTCCCTGAGCCGGGTGCTCTCGGAGATGGAGCACCAGGGCCTGCTGACCTGCCGTCACCGGACCCTGGAAATTCTCAATCTGCCGGCCCTCCGGGGAATCGCCCGGGGAGTGGGATAA
- a CDS encoding agenet domain-containing protein yields MNTAEIPNRKRPSLRVPAVILMVLVLPVWGFSFETGDEVEIEYYGSWFAGEIIQSKEERYLVRYHGWDSSYDEWVSRNRLRYPKAAEPEPEPVQPPRASIPEPPAIRPRDHYPVSAGDRVELRRNFYWYEVEVVKIEGDRILIHYPMYDDQSNEWVSASDIRTLAQGRDWEDLMHRFWYDLSPEAISSYLGLDAARAETPARAGEQVFPSPLVIYKREQPYAEISPQGSIRIGSELVGSIRRDFPGFRVYRGTESPGRVDSAGSIFQGERLLGSVSETGTIADSQGREIGSISPDTGVIYFDGWSEWGWVSTEDHGVQAWGIQAIGGFLFFFTELPHAMTQFSQYE; encoded by the coding sequence ATGAACACGGCAGAAATACCGAATAGGAAGAGACCGAGCCTCCGGGTCCCGGCGGTGATCTTGATGGTGCTGGTGCTCCCCGTCTGGGGTTTTTCCTTTGAGACAGGTGATGAGGTGGAGATCGAGTACTACGGATCCTGGTTTGCCGGGGAGATTATTCAGTCCAAGGAAGAGCGCTACCTGGTCCGCTACCACGGATGGGATTCCTCCTACGACGAATGGGTGTCCCGGAATCGGCTCCGCTACCCGAAGGCGGCCGAACCCGAACCGGAACCCGTACAGCCCCCTCGGGCGAGCATCCCGGAGCCGCCGGCAATCCGCCCCAGGGACCATTACCCGGTTTCCGCGGGCGACCGGGTGGAGCTGCGGCGAAATTTCTACTGGTACGAGGTCGAGGTTGTGAAGATAGAGGGTGACAGAATCCTCATCCACTACCCCATGTACGATGATCAGAGTAACGAATGGGTTTCAGCCTCAGATATTAGGACCCTGGCTCAGGGGAGGGATTGGGAGGATCTGATGCACCGGTTTTGGTACGATCTGTCCCCGGAAGCTATTTCGTCCTACCTGGGACTGGATGCTGCTCGGGCAGAGACCCCGGCTCGGGCCGGGGAGCAGGTGTTTCCCTCACCTCTAGTCATCTACAAGCGGGAACAACCCTACGCAGAGATCTCACCCCAGGGATCTATACGAATCGGATCGGAGCTTGTTGGTTCAATCCGGAGGGATTTCCCGGGATTCCGGGTCTACCGCGGCACCGAATCTCCAGGAAGGGTGGATTCAGCCGGGTCGATATTCCAGGGGGAAAGGCTCCTGGGCAGTGTGTCCGAGACCGGGACCATCGCCGATTCCCAGGGCAGGGAAATCGGCAGCATCTCCCCGGACACCGGCGTCATCTACTTTGACGGGTGGTCCGAATGGGGGTGGGTATCCACCGAGGACCATGGTGTACAGGCCTGGGGGATTCAGGCCATCGGCGGGTTTTTATTCTTCTTCACCGAATTACCCCACGCCATGACCCAGTTCAGTCAGTACGAGTAA